TAGGCTATCGCCTAGGGTGCCGTTCGGCCTCATCACCAACTACGGACCAATCCCATCGCCACGCCCCAGTCCAAGGATTCGACTATCCCCTCGCGTCTCACATATGGGAATGCCTAGCCCGAGCACACCGGCAGCCAAAGCTACCTGAGCTCCAACTTTAAGCTTATAAGGATCACAAACAAACTAACATCCAAGTCTTCATTCTTTGATTCATTTGGGTCATTGGCCATGCCACTTAATATACTCTCTCTGTTTTTGGGTTCCATGTGTTTTTCATCATCATCTTTGTTCTTCTCTTTGTTGAGCTTTAACTAAATGTTCAGATCTATAATTAACCTGAACCTGAAATTCAAATTTACTACAAGGGTGCTAAACAAAATTGCAATAATAATGTAAGCTGAGCTCCAAGTGCAAGGTGTTTCTCACATGAACAAAGACTGACTTAGATGAACTTCCAATTGCACTAGAAGTTGAAGAGGGAGATTTTCTCGAATATCTCCAATTACCTCAGAACAATGATGGTTCAGAGTTATGACACAAAAGTTATTCTATCCTTTGCCCTTCTGCTTAGCTTATTCAAACatgcattttgattttattaatatttattttaattgataaaTGGAAATTTAGTAGTCGCATTACAATCAACTTAATCATGACACTTTTGTTATTAGGTAGCTAGTAATCACTTTATCACTAACCCAACACATGTACACTTGATTAATAATGCATAGATTCAAATCCAAGACCTCTcattttaaatgatttaaaaATGCACTTTTATAAGTATAAATTCAAAGGTCCAATTTATTCTATTTAAAGGCACTTTTATTTAGTGTGGAGCTACTATAGTCTATAAACAAGAAAACTAAAATGAATTTGAGTCCTTTCAACAGAATATGTTTTGACGAATAAAGATCAATATTTGAAGCAATTTTAAACATACATTGGATCGAGATATATCTGTAGGACTATGAGTACTGACTAGTGACTCGAGTATTAATCTTATTGGttgaaatattagtattatactagtattttgAAAAATTGTTCATTAcaccattttcctttttagagGGATTGAAATTCCaacccaaaattttaattttaaactaaAAGACCTTCTATATGATAACAAACCTTGATTAATAAAAACGACTTACTAACTAACTGTAAATTGGTTTTAATAATTGGTAAATGACAACCACCAAAGTTGAAGTTGGGTTtggcaaaagaaaaaaatctcGCGAACACATACACACGCCAATGCCAGGTTGGATGGAAAAGGCATCACGTGACCGAACTCATATCTACTCTTATCGAGCATCAGAATTCCACGCTCCAGTCAGGCGCGTGCTTACACTCGCCCTACGTTTTTTTTCTGAACCGAATCAAAGGGAAAAAACCTTCAACACTGAAACACACGCATACACTAATCTGTCAACACAGTTGCTGATGAAGGATTTTAGCCCCTTTCTTCTCTCTAACTCCTAACCCTAGTGCTGCTGTTAGAGCTGGAAATTAATCTCGATCAAATCATTTCACTTGTTAGATCCAGCCGTAACTGTGCAGCCGCCGAGATCCATATGTAGGGTTTGCTTGCCGCTTAATTTAGCGTTCTGAGTGGGTAATTTTCATCTAGAAATCCGAGGGTTTTTGTTGATGGAGCCGCGAGTTGGAAACAAGTATCGATTGGGTCGGAAGATTGGCAGTGGATCTTTTGGAGAGATCTATCTTGgtaggtttttgtttttttggttgAATTTCTGGTCTTTGCTTTTCTGGGTTTCTGGTTTATTGATTTAGTGTTTGTTTGTGTATGCAGGGACAAATATTCAGACTAATGATGAAGTGGCAATTAAGCTAGTAAGTTCTGCCGTTTCTATATTTTTAAATGTGTTTCTTATAGCATCTTCTTTGTTGAATGGTGAGGTGTCTTCCTTTTCGAAGTTATGAATATTGCTGCACTTGGGTTTCTCACTATCTGCTTGTACTTGTGTTCGTGTTTTGTTAGCTTGAACTCAACTTGTTTGACTTGTATGCTCGTATGTGATTAATCCAGTTGCAAATTATGAGTTTTGATTGCTATGAATGTGGTTTAGTTTAGAAACATGTAACACAAAGGCTTGACGTCAATTTGGATGGAATGTAGCTACAGTATCATTCAGCTTTAATGTTCTTGTTCCTTTCATCTCAGAATTAAGGGGTTTTAATTGCTTTTCATGATTGGGTGGCTTGTTGTGTCTAGCTTTCCGGCCTTTCCCTACTTTTTAGCTTCTAACTCAATATATTTTCTTCACCCCAGCTTTACTTGCTTGTAAAGATGTTTCTTATTCAGCTTTTATGGAACTTGGTGGTGCTTGTAAAACTAATAATGTGAAACTACATTTCTGTCATAGTGTCATTTGATTTTGCAAAATATAACAGTATCTCTCTACCTTTAGTTAGACCATGTCTAACCTTGATTGAAACATACCTTGTGGTTTCAAAGAAATGGAAGCCATTGTGTCTTCATACCTTCTCATAGTTGGCGATTGTTCAATTATTAAGAATTGGGAACTGCATGGTTTAAATGATTGTATTGCATATCATTTTGCCGCACTATTAACAAGCGGCCTcatatttaagaaaatttgtgTGTGCTGAGGATGTTGTGCTTGCAAATTCAGCAGTAGTGTTGATAATTTCTTCTTCCCTATAGTTTTTTATGCCACATTTGTTGTTTTCAGGAAAATGTGAAGACAAAACATCCTCAATTGCTCTATGAGTCAAAATTGTACAGAATTTTACAAGGCGGAAGTAATTCTTCAAGCAGAACGTTCACTTTGTTGTTTACTCATCGACCAAATTTTTATATCAATTATGTCACAAACTCTTAACTTTCGCAACAACTCTGCAGCTGGGGTACCAAATGTAAGATGGTTTGGCGTCGAAGGAGACTACAATGTTTTGGTTATGGACTTGCTCGGGCCCAGTCTTGAAGATCTTTTCAATTTTTGCAGTAGGAAACTCTCTCTGAAGACAGTTCTCATGCTCGCTGATCAAATGgtcattgtttttatattttagctTTATCTCTTTTCTAATGATATTGCTACTAAAGAAAATTGTTTTTTAGCGTTAGTAACATTGATATCTTTAGTCATAAGGTTTGCCTAATTGTTCTTTCAGATTAATCGTGTTGAGTTCGTTCATTCAAAATCATTTTTACATCGAGATATCAAGCCAGATAATTTCCTTATGGGCTTGGGACGACGTGCCAATCAGGTCCTCTTGCAATTTGTACTTTTTCTGTAATAGCGGAATTTGTTTGCTGAATGGAATTTGTTTCGGCTGGCAATTTTATTAGGTCTACGTCATTGATTTCGGTCTGGCAAAGAAATACAGGGACAGTTCTAATCATCAACATATTCCTTACAGGTAAGATGAGCATCAGTATTGCAACACAATTCAAAACGTGGGAGATTCTAATgattcaatctcaatttctcataTAGCTACACTGTGCATTGAGTTTGATTGCATGGTTTCAAGTTGTATAGGAATTAGGGTTGCAGTCACATTTTCTGTATACTATATAGAGTTTTGGCCCAAAAGCTGCCAAAACCGGTTTGTAAGTTTCAACTTGTTGTGAGAAACCTTTGTGTgccttccattttttttattttcaactatAAGCTCTGGTTAAATTGAGAGGCCATAATTTTAAACTGTTTTAATTTCTAATGAGTAAGCCTGTTACCAAAGTAAGAATTAGGAAAAAGACTCAGCCTTCTTGTTGATATTATTGTCTTTATAAACATTAACTCTGTagcaatatttatttttctaaaattctGATCTACCTAATGTCTGTTTTTATTTGTATGATAATCCAGTTCACAGATATAAGTACATTGGCAAgtcaaatttgaatttaaatttatgtcCCATCCTGCTTTTACTTGTAGACTGAATTGTTAAGTTGTGAAGTGATGAGTGTATGCTCCATATCACTTCCACATGTAGACTAGACTATTCTCACTCGAAGTAAACATTGAGGGATCTTCTGGAGTAAATTCTTTCCTTGTGTCTTCGAACTCCAGTTCTTGAAACACTTTTTTTCATTGAACTTTTAAATCGTGGATCAGAGTTTCTCTATCAGAAAAAGTTTTTTTGATGTACATTATTAAAATTTGCAACCACTGCAGGGAGAACAAAAACTTGACTGGCACCGCACGATATGCCAGTATGAATACTCACCTGGGTATAGGTATATTTCATTATCGTTCCATGCATTATTAATACTTGATTAGTACACTGATACCAGGCAAATTTACTATTTTACTGAGATGCTATTGATATTGTCCATAGAACAAAGCAGGAGAGATGATTTGGAATCTCTCGGATTTGTGCTGATGTACTTCTTAAGAGGAAGGTAGTTAATTCATCATATGCTGCAATTTCTATTGATGTACTTTGAATTGCCAGTTAACATGTCCTCTGTATAGCCTTCCTTGGCAGGGACTAAAAGCAGGAACTAAGAAacaaaaatatgagaaaataagTGAGAAAAAGGTCTCAACCTCTATTGAGGTAAGTACCTGGACTATTGTGGTTGGACATACTTGCTTTAGGTGTAAATATAAATGCTGTCTTACATTCCTTTCAGGCTTTGTGCAGGGGTTATCCAACCGAGGTAGCATCATATTTTCATTATTGCCGTTCACTGCGCTTCGAAGATAAACCAGATTATGCTTATCTTAAGAGGATATTCCGTGACCTCTTCATTCGTGAAGGTCTGGATATTTCTTCCAGTTTTCCCATTTAGCAAACACCATTCTATGGAACAATATATTGAGCTTAGAAGGGTGATAAAAAGCTTAAGTAATTCCTTAAATGTTTTCCCTGCAGGTTTCCAGTTTGATTATGTTTTTGACTGGACCATCTTGAAGTATCAGCAGTCCCAGATGGCTGCTCCTCCTTCACGTCCTCTGGTAATTAACTAAAAACCTTTTAAGCTTTTAAAGCATAATACCAAAGTTTATGgatttgtttgcttttttcAGGGTCCAGGAGCTGGGACAAGCTCAGCTTTACCCCCTGCGATTCCCAGTGGTGAACGGCTGCCTGGTGTGTTATGCACTTTATTGCtaatgttttccttttttcccATCTGGACCAGTGTTGTCAAAAACGCGACCCGAGAGCGCCCGGAGCGCGGGGCGCTCAGGTCGAGGCCGGCTTCGCCCCGACATGGGTGAGTCGAGCGGGATACATGGGGCGCCGTTGGGGCGACGGGGCGGGGGGGCGGCGACTGGAGCCGAAGTGGTTTTCCCTGCTTTGTTGACTAATTTTTTATGGGTTTTGAAAATGGAGATGAGCTCTTATGGGTAGAGAATCGAGGCATTCATTACTTTAACCTACCTTTTCCTCTTTTCTAATAATTAATTGTTTTCTCAGCCTCTTCATCTCTACATTAATTCTTTTTCACCCACTCAAGTTAGAGAATAGTAACCTGTATCGATTCTCATGCAATAGTTAGTGCAATTAATTTATTACTCATAATTCTTTTTGTTACCCACTCCCCAAGTTAGAACAGTAAACATTTTAGTCTTTTTACAGTTAAAATATTCATTATATTGATTAACTATctttaaatattagtactacataaataataaataatctaAAAAATTGTACTTCACACCAAAAAGTCATTTTCAGGTAATGAATTTCATTAACCTGTATTAAAAGTATAGATATAACATAATTAGGCTAATGGTAcgccccgattcgtgggtctctcgacccgcTCGCCCCAACGCCCCGCGCCCCGGATTTGACCTCATCGCCCCGGctcgccccgcgaccctaacaacactgatcTGGACTGAAAAATATCATATCTGTGTTTTTTATCTCTCATGGTGTGACTTATATTGATCTGCCATTTTGAGATCTTTCCCTGTTTGACTTCACAGCAGGTGATGAAGAAGGAAGGGTAGTTGGCACTTCTTCAGGAGATCCTTCAGGAAGAAGATCTGGACAGATTTCAAATGCTAGAATGTCCAGAGAGAAGAGTCCAGCTGCAATTGATTCAGCAAGCAAGGATGCTTTGGTAAgctattaatttgtttttgttgattCCATATTTAATAAGGGGCTTTGAACATATAGTGGATGAACTGATGAAATTACAAGGATACTTAATGATAACTTAAAAATCTTACTGTATTGGTTTCCATCCCACTAAATGTGAAGCATTTGCTttttggcacaagaatttaTGTCATGTTGTTTCATGAAATAAgtgtagagaaaataaagtaactgagagaataaagtagatatgATGTTGTTCTGCTTTAGGAAAAGTCACTTTTAATGGGTCAACCCAGAAAGGAAAATGTCACTtttaatgggatggagggagtataaattaggGTATCAAGTTGGGAGTCCAGACTTGGTTCAAGCATTTACTACTATGATCTTTTTTATCTTTCCCTTTCCGACTGCTGCTCACTATTTTgtctaatttattttgttatatagTATTGCTTAGCTAATTAAATTTTGCAGCTCTCAAACTCCACCTTCTTCGGAAGGTCTAGTGGAACACTTAGACGTGGGACTGTTTCTGGAAGCCGCGAAACTTTTACTTTAGGAAATGATTCTGATCCTAGTCGCTCTCGGACCCCTGAGGCTAGTCCAGCTACTGCAAACAAAACATCAAGTGGACAAAGAAGCTTTCCGCTTGGTGGATCCTCCAATGCAAAGCATACTTCTTCTGGGATGAATAATTCTGGCATTAAGAATTATGATTCTACAATAAAGGGCATCGAGAGTTTGCATTTTGATGATGAAGAGAGGTTTCACTGAAAAACAACGGTAAGCACATGCCTGTAAATCATAAAAAATTGTGTGATTTGACCGACCACCTGCGGGGATTTGACTTTGTTGGTAAACTCAACTACTCACCGTCACTGGTGGAGATGTGAATTCGAACTCAAGAAATGAGTTGTTGGTGATGAGGATAGATAAAACTTGAGTCGGTTGTAGGTGCGTTTGTTCGAGTTGGGAGTTGTGGTGTGGGTCTATTTTTTCCATGTGCCCTTCTCTTCTTCAGGTCTGCCTGGTCCTGAGTGTAAAATTGACCAGTGGTCTTCGCAAAGTTATTACTACCAATTTCAAATACTGCAGTTTTCATTGTAACCCttttaaaaaaagtatattGGCGCAGCCCAGCAACTGCTTATGCATCTCTGTATCATGCTTGATGTtgatatatttaaataactGCAAGTTTGACTGCTTTCGCTGTTTGTATGTATCTATCGAATTTGAGGGCTTCAAATTAttgaattgttttatttaaagaACTGTCGTCCTGCGAGAGAAGCACTGAACATTATTGTATGGGGTGATGGTGAAAAGATTTTACTAAAATTCTGCACATAAAATCCAATGACATAAAACTAAAAAAGGAACAGATTATACGCATCAGCGAAAACTGCTTATTATTAGTGTCTATTTACGTGTAAGTCTTGATGTGGAAAGGATGCTAGCTGAAAACATTCCAAGTTTCACAGCTTATTGTTCAGGCTTAACGTATGCTCAATGGTCTCAATGCAAAAACCAACTGATCCACCCAAAGCCATGGCCTCAGCTACTACCCTAGATAGAGCTTCCATTTGAGAAGATAATATGAAGACCGTAGCTTCTGCAGCCTGCCTATGCGCAAAATCAACCTCTGGCAAACTGGCTTGCAGCTGACAATCTTCTGTTAGTTGCACATACAAATACGACGAAAGCATTGTATAAACAGATGCGCCAACTGAACTGACCTTCTCAACATCTGAGTGCAGTAACTCCGAGTATCCAAATAGCAGGTGTTCTGCTGCCATGCCACCAAGTATCACACATGAAAAAACTTTGACAACctgtttttaaattttacattAGAAAGTTGGAATCTGCCTAGTGACTGATGCAAGAATTATGACCCAGAAAAATATTTCGGATAAGTTATCAAAGAGAACAAATAGAAGTCCAATAACATTAATCGGTGACAACACAAACTTTTTCAGAAAAGGATTAGATGAACATGAAACTTTAATGGTCCTGGGTCAAATTTGTAGAgtatttattcatttgataCCCTCTGAAACACTAATATAGGGAAGTTCTCATACATTACTGCTAAATATCATTGGCAATAGAGATTGAAAGAAAAATTTCTCACAgcctagaataaaaaaaatcagagtTTGGGGCGTTAAATATCTTGTATCCATAGTACATCTGGCGTAACATAGATTTCTCGCGGATCTACTCCACTTTTTGGGTTAACAAAAGTGATTCATTACATGAATAAAGTATATACTTCGACTCTCTTGTGCTAGAACTTTGGAGCAAAACCACAAAAGTATTGTACGTgctttttaaaaaagattaggCTTGGAATTATTGGAAGAATGAGACCTTAGCAGATGATAGAGCTTATCTCAAGGATTTGTACCATCCCACCAAAATATTCGTGTGTTTGATGTATATCTAAATTTTAGAACACATAAAGCAAAAATTCTACTCCACTTCATTTGTTTTATAATGAACCATCCCACCCCAGTGCAAAAACAAAAGTGTCTGTTGATGTTGCTCAAGGaaaggaaaaaagttaatgcCCAACCTCTTTATTAAGCTTCCCTTTGGAGAAGGTTCTATTTGACATGGGACCAATGCCAACCTGCAAAATTTAACTAAGACAGTTAGTTAGCAAGGATTTTTGACTGTCTGAAATAGAATTTAATCCAGAAGAGTGCAACCTCCAACTCCCATCTATGCATGTTAAAGTTTCAATTTAGATGTTTAAGACCATTCATAAAGATCAATACTAGCTCCTGATGGATGCTGGAATTCAGTTGTTAAGAGGCTATAATGGCAAAGATATATCATGTCACAGTAATGTGCCAAAACATCTTTTATAAGCTAGATAGATGTATCTGTGATGACTGAAAAATAATGGCAAACAATGGGGCTTCAAGGAGAAATATTTGTCTCTTAGGTATCTGTTAAGACTCGAGACTGAAAAATAATGGCAAAAATTAGGGCTTCAAGGTGTAATATTTGTTTCTTAGGTATCTGTGATGAGTGAAAAATAATGGCAAATTAGGGCTTCAAAGGAGaaatatttgtttcttattttcaGTTTCCAATCTACCATAATCTATTGTTGATTTGTACTACTACATAAATAATGGGGtctaaaattcaaattaattctaTACAATATATTTGGGAAACCATTGTGAGGATGGAAAGCTTctaataaatcaaaacattatATGATATGACTTTTGAGAGGACGTATCTGATAGATGTGTTATAGTAGTAAACAGCTGAGATTTAATCTCTAGAATAACACAAGCAAACCATTCATAGTTCAGACATTCTTCCAAATAAATAAGATTGTTTTACATGTAAAACATAAAACCACATAATACCATTTCCACAAATTCTCTGCAAATTTATCATTAATAAAAGTAATGAATGATGATAGCACTTACTTCCCTAAGAAATTCAAAGCCAATAAATTCCACCTTCCCACAAGCAAACTTGTCCAGCAATAGATCCTCCATGCTCGGTACTTTGTATCGTCTAGGCAAGACCCCGAGCATATAGCCAACTAGAAAGTGACCAGCTTCATGCTGAAAAACATTATACTATTGCTGAAGAATATCGAAGAAGATCCTCATTACAAGTCACTGGTTTAACTAAGATTGTTATTGTTGATAAGTATGCTAACCTTAATATAAAAAACTTAATATACAACTTATATCAAGGAAATTAATGATCTTGATGCATAATAAGTCACTATTTATATCTTAGAGTGTCTTGACCTGAAAAGTTTAAGCAATAAACAGACTTAATAACTATATTGCTATGCCAGTAAGAATCACTCACTGCAGTAAATAACTGCAGATAACCCAAAAAACAAGACAAGAAAACATCTACATCCAGCAATGTAAAACTCAGTATAAAGTCGATTATATTGTACTTATGGCATTGGTTATGGATAGAACATAATTGATTTTGTACTTACTTGCAAACACATCAGGCGATCTTCATATATAGATTCATAACTTTCTGCATCAGTAATTTTTCTAATATCTTTTGGCAAGATTTAAAGCGCAACTTAGCAAAAAAAATAAGGCTATTCAATGACATAAAGAGTCTTAAAACAACCTTTTTCGGCTATTTTAGCTTCAATACCAGTATGCATGTAGAAATCATCGATGGTAATCATGATAGACATTGTAGCAAGTTAAAGTTGCATGGATAAAGGGAACATGTGTATGTTTAGCTTGTGAGTGAAAATATTGGCATAAAATAACAACTCAAGTTCTACAATTACTACTAAATTAACAAAAATCCAGTACTTGCTTTTCAACACTGAAAATTAAACCTCAATTTGTAACTGAAAAACTCATATTAACAATAATCTAAGTTTAGGACCAGGAAGATACTTTAGATGTGGCTCCATACTTTCATCGATACCAcctcccaagttacttgagaaCAAAGAAACTCTGAAGAAAATAATCCATATAGCATGTATAAAAGCAGGCAAGTACCATTGGTAGAATTTGTTTTCCATTTTCATAGTAAAGTTTCTAGTTTTAAAAATTCCTACAAATGTTGCATATGATTTGTAAGCACTACCGAGACAATGCGCACTAGAAAAAAGAAGATAACGACGTACTTCTGCTTCTTCCTCCTCCAATTGAAACTCTAGACTATGCTTCAGGGATTGAAGGATTGCATCAATTACTAACTGCAGATATGATTGTTCGCTCCTCCCAGCTAACCCAGAAGAAGAAACTCTTCCAGAGACCTAAAATATTgaaatctgcaaacaaatctgagttttaaaaaatgtaatattgCTTGTAAATGTAGTCTCAGTTTTCCATTGATTAGCTCTTCATGCAAAATGCTAGTAAATTCTTCAGTTGTATTCAGCAGCCACCAAGGATTTTTTTTCCAGAACTAATTTATGGAGTTGTATGCCTGTAATTGCACAATTTTTTTGAGACGAAAAATGTTGGTTTATTGTATTCTAGGCTGTAATTTGCAGAATGACTACATTTGTTGATTCAGAAAACTTATAAACAAAACAGCTATATTCTGGATAGATCTAAGATAGATACGGACAGCCAACTCAAGGAGAAAATCATGATCAATCCTTATCCATACGTGAATCATTCATGATAACAAGATGAATTTAGCAGAAGGCAATGAGGAACAAATAACGCCAATCGCACCTTTGGGGCAGCGGCGGCACCGAAGCCCCGGATGAAGCCGGCAGGATGAGCTTTGAAGTGCTTCATGAGAGATAACGCCGGCTT
This sequence is a window from Salvia splendens isolate huo1 chromosome 5, SspV2, whole genome shotgun sequence. Protein-coding genes within it:
- the LOC121804771 gene encoding casein kinase 1-like protein 2 isoform X2 — encoded protein: MEPRVGNKYRLGRKIGSGSFGEIYLGTNIQTNDEVAIKLENVKTKHPQLLYESKLYRILQGGTGVPNVRWFGVEGDYNVLVMDLLGPSLEDLFNFCSRKLSLKTVLMLADQMINRVEFVHSKSFLHRDIKPDNFLMGLGRRANQVYVIDFGLAKKYRDSSNHQHIPYRENKNLTGTARYASMNTHLGIEQSRRDDLESLGFVLMYFLRGSLPWQGLKAGTKKQKYEKISEKKVSTSIEALCRGYPTEVASYFHYCRSLRFEDKPDYAYLKRIFRDLFIREGFQFDYVFDWTILKYQQSQMAAPPSRPLGPGAGTSSALPPAIPSGERLPGDEEGRVVGTSSGDPSGRRSGQISNARMSREKSPAAIDSASKDALLSNSTFFGRSSGTLRRGTVSGSRETFTLGNDSDPSRSRTPEASPATANKTSSGQRSFPLGGSSNAKHTSSGMNNSGIKNYDSTIKGIESLHFDDEERFH
- the LOC121804771 gene encoding casein kinase 1-like protein 2 isoform X1, with amino-acid sequence MEPRVGNKYRLGRKIGSGSFGEIYLGTNIQTNDEVAIKLENVKTKHPQLLYESKLYRILQGGTGVPNVRWFGVEGDYNVLVMDLLGPSLEDLFNFCSRKLSLKTVLMLADQMINRVEFVHSKSFLHRDIKPDNFLMGLGRRANQVYVIDFGLAKKYRDSSNHQHIPYRENKNLTGTARYASMNTHLGIEQSRRDDLESLGFVLMYFLRGSLPWQGLKAGTKKQKYEKISEKKVSTSIEALCRGYPTEVASYFHYCRSLRFEDKPDYAYLKRIFRDLFIREGFQFDYVFDWTILKYQQSQMAAPPSRPLGPGAGTSSALPPAIPSGERLPAGDEEGRVVGTSSGDPSGRRSGQISNARMSREKSPAAIDSASKDALLSNSTFFGRSSGTLRRGTVSGSRETFTLGNDSDPSRSRTPEASPATANKTSSGQRSFPLGGSSNAKHTSSGMNNSGIKNYDSTIKGIESLHFDDEERFH
- the LOC121804782 gene encoding uncharacterized protein LOC121804782 isoform X1 — protein: MLGVLPRRYKVPSMEDLLLDKFACGKVEFIGFEFLREVGIGPMSNRTFSKGKLNKEVVKVFSCVILGGMAAEHLLFGYSELLHSDVEKVSSVGASVYTMLSSYLYVQLTEDCQLQASLPEVDFAHRQAAEATVFILSSQMEALSRVVAEAMALGGSVGFCIETIEHTLSLNNKL
- the LOC121804782 gene encoding uncharacterized protein LOC121804782 isoform X2; this translates as MLGVLPRRYKVPSMEDLLLDKFACGKVEFIGFEFLREVGIGPMSNRTFSKGKLNKEVVKVFSCVILGGMAAEHLLFGYSELLHSDVEKLQASLPEVDFAHRQAAEATVFILSSQMEALSRVVAEAMALGGSVGFCIETIEHTLSLNNKL
- the LOC121804782 gene encoding uncharacterized protein LOC121804782 isoform X3 gives rise to the protein MLGVLPRRYKVPSMEDLLLDKFACGKVEFIGFEFLREVGIGPMSNRTFSKGKLNKEVVKVFSCVILGGMAAEHLLFGYSELLHSDVEKFARG